A region of the Curtobacterium flaccumfaciens pv. betae genome:
ACCTCCTTCGAGAGCTGCCCGACGACCTGACCGAGCTGGATCGCGAACAACGCCCCGCCGATGCCGCGCATCGCCTTCGAGACGTCACCGAGCATCGCCTTGAGCTGCTCGGGAGCACGCTGGTCGATCGCCTCGGTCAGGGCATCGGCGATGCTGAAGGCCACGGGCTCGGCGATCTGCGTCCACACCGGGACGGTCGCCTTGGCCCACTGTTCACGCGTGTAGAGACTCGGGGTCGCGGTCAGTTCGGCGACCGTCGTGACCTCGTCGAGCCACAGCGCGGCGACCTGGAACGCCTGGTCGGCCGCCTGCGAGGTGGCCGGGTCGACGGGGTGGCCGCCGTCCCGAGCGATCGCGGTGGCGCGTTCGGCGGTGGCGGAGAAATCGATGCCGTCTCCGCCGGACTGGGCGGCGCGCTGGAGCTGGCTCATCAGGTTCGCCACGGAGGCCGGGTCGTTCGGCAGACCGGCGGCACCGGCGAGCTGCGACGGGTCGATCTGCCCCTCGCCCGAGAGCAGCTTGCGCAGCATCTCCTGGAAGTCGTCGTCCGGCCCCGGCTGTGGTTCATCAGGCATGCCGACTACGCTAATCGCTGCTCACGGGGCCGCACCTGGGATGCCCCCGTGGGAACGCCCGAAGCGCTGCGCCCAGGGCGAACAGCCCCGTCGCGAGACGTGGGCGACCACCCTGCCGCCAGGCGCGGGTGCCCACCTCGGAAGGACCCCGCGTGACCCTCTTCGCCCCCGCGCCCCGTCGTCGCTCGCGTGCCCGGACCGTCGGGTGGGCGTTCCTGATCGGCGCGGTCGTCCTGGGCCTGTTGGCGAGCCTGCTGCCCAGCCCGTACCTCATCGAGGTCCCCGGGCCGGTCTACAACACCATCGGCACGCAGAAGCAGGGGACGGGCAAGGACGCGAAGGACGTCAAGCTCATCCAGGTGTCCGGCCACGAGACGTACCCGACGGCCGGTGCCCTCGACATGCTCACCGTCGGGATCCAGGGCGACGCCACGAACCGCCCGTCCTGGACCAGCGTCATCCGCGCGATCTTCACCAGATCACAGGCGGTCATCCCGGTCGAGGCGATCTACCCGAGCGGCACCACGACCGAGCAGGTGAACGAGCGGGACTCCGCCGACATGCAGGCATCGCAGCAGTCGGCCGTCGCCGCCGCGCTCATCCAACAGGGGAACGACCTGCCGACGGAACTCGAGGTCAGCGCCGTGCAGGAGGGCTCGGCGGCCGACGGCGCGATCGAGAAGGGCGACGTCATCACGGCGTTCGACGGCAGGTCGCTCACGACCAACGCCGACGCCTCGAGCCTCCGCGAGCTCGTTGCGAAGCACGGCACCTCGCGCCCCGCGACCGTCACCGTCGAACGGGACGGCGCGACCGAGGACGTCAGGGTGACGCCGCGCAGCGAGCAGGGCACGGCGCTGCTCGGGGTCGGTGTCACCGAGCGCTACGAGTTCCCCTTCAAGGTGTCGATCCGGCTGCAGGACGTCGGCGGTCCGTCCGCCGGCATGATGTTCGCGCTCGGGATCATCGACGAGATCACGCCGGGCAAGCTCAACGGCGGCAAGCACGTCGCGGGCACCGGCACGATCACGGCAGACGGCGAGGTCGGGCCCATCGGTGGGATCCGCCAGAAGCTCTACGGGGCGGCGGACGCGGGTGCCACGGTGTTCCTCGCCCCCGCGGACAACTGCGACGAGGTCGTCGGGCACGTGCCGGACGGACTCGACGTCTACAGCGTCTCCACGCTCGACCAGGCCGTCACCGACCTGCAGACGATCGCCGACGGCGGGAGCACCGCGAAGCTCGCCCGCTGCGGTTCCTGACCCGGTCCTGAGTCCCCGTACAGGTTCACGTCCGGTCGGGTCCCATAGGATCAGTGTCACTGACGGCCCGCCGCGAGCCGGGCCCGCCGGTCCGACACGTCTGGAGCACATCAAGTGACGACAACCTCGTCCACCTCGGGGCGGCGTTCGCCGCGGGTCCCCATCGTGGTCACGATCATCGTGCTGGCCGCACTGGTGATCGCCTTCTTCATCTTCGCCAGCCTGTACACCGACTACGCGTGGTTCGCGCAGCTCGGGTTCCAGCAGGTCCTCACGACCCGGTGGATCGCCG
Encoded here:
- a CDS encoding PDZ domain-containing protein, translating into MTLFAPAPRRRSRARTVGWAFLIGAVVLGLLASLLPSPYLIEVPGPVYNTIGTQKQGTGKDAKDVKLIQVSGHETYPTAGALDMLTVGIQGDATNRPSWTSVIRAIFTRSQAVIPVEAIYPSGTTTEQVNERDSADMQASQQSAVAAALIQQGNDLPTELEVSAVQEGSAADGAIEKGDVITAFDGRSLTTNADASSLRELVAKHGTSRPATVTVERDGATEDVRVTPRSEQGTALLGVGVTERYEFPFKVSIRLQDVGGPSAGMMFALGIIDEITPGKLNGGKHVAGTGTITADGEVGPIGGIRQKLYGAADAGATVFLAPADNCDEVVGHVPDGLDVYSVSTLDQAVTDLQTIADGGSTAKLARCGS